In Aliarcobacter faecis, a genomic segment contains:
- a CDS encoding thioredoxin family protein, translating into MKFIYRSFVALFVSILFITNLSAKEAKIIGASNHTIPSWFKDSFLDISEDIEEASEKNKHFMIFLDFEGCPYCSKMLKESFEEDNKTSQFIKTNFDVIELNVKGSKEITWIDGDIVTEKELTEKLKIQYSPTILIFSANKQIVARVNGYRNSVNFQYILDFVQTKKYENMNLATYLNKVEKNEIYKLQTNKMFKDLNDLSKISTPLAVIFEDGSCTQCEHFHNKILTNKDVKDEFSKFTVVRVDANSNSEIITPDGVKTTPKEWANNLNLDYRPAVLLFDNKKLISTIDALLFPFHFKEVLRYVSGKHYVEYPNSYLDYLRVRQDELIKNGISINVGE; encoded by the coding sequence ATGAAATTCATATATAGAAGTTTTGTAGCACTTTTTGTTTCAATACTTTTTATTACAAATTTAAGTGCAAAAGAGGCAAAAATAATTGGTGCATCAAATCACACTATACCTAGTTGGTTTAAAGATAGCTTTTTAGATATTTCTGAAGATATTGAAGAAGCATCTGAAAAAAATAAACATTTTATGATATTTTTGGACTTTGAAGGTTGTCCATATTGCTCTAAAATGTTAAAAGAGAGCTTTGAAGAAGATAATAAAACGAGCCAATTTATCAAAACAAATTTTGATGTAATCGAATTAAATGTTAAAGGTAGTAAAGAGATAACTTGGATTGATGGAGATATTGTAACAGAAAAAGAGCTAACTGAAAAATTAAAAATTCAATATAGCCCAACTATTCTTATTTTCTCAGCAAATAAACAGATAGTTGCTAGAGTAAATGGTTATAGAAATAGTGTTAATTTTCAATATATCTTAGATTTTGTACAAACAAAAAAATATGAAAATATGAATTTAGCAACATATTTAAATAAAGTTGAAAAAAATGAGATTTATAAACTTCAAACAAATAAAATGTTTAAAGATTTAAATGATTTATCAAAAATTTCTACTCCTCTTGCTGTTATCTTTGAAGATGGAAGTTGTACTCAATGTGAACATTTCCATAATAAAATTCTTACAAATAAAGATGTTAAAGATGAGTTTAGTAAATTTACAGTTGTTAGAGTTGATGCAAATAGTAATAGTGAAATTATAACTCCTGATGGTGTAAAAACAACTCCAAAAGAGTGGGCAAATAATTTAAATTTAGATTATAGACCAGCTGTTCTACTTTTTGATAATAAAAAATTAATCTCTACAATAGATGCTTTACTTTTTCCATTTCATTTCAAAGAAGTTTTAAGATATGTTAGTGGAAAACATTATGTAGAATACCCAAATAGTTATTTAGACTATTTAAGAGTAAGACAAGATGAACTTATAAAAAATGGTATTTCTATTAATGTAGGTGAATAA
- the lpxC gene encoding UDP-3-O-acyl-N-acetylglucosamine deacetylase: MKQRTLNKSVEIIGVGLHKGVPVKMRLEPLPENSGIIIYRSDAAVTIPLKKEFVVDTKMATVLGKDGVIVSTIEHLLSAIYAYGIDNLRIVLDNDEIPILDGSASGYCMLIEEAGIKEQEESKKVIKIKKEVVITTEDGKKVALKPSNRIIYDFEIKFNHPAIGSQKYHFDYSIEEYKESIAKARTFGFLHEVQYLRSIGLALGGSMENAIVLDETKILNPEGLRYDDEFVRHKILDAIGDMALLEYTMIGEYDAIAGSHHLNHLLTKKLYEDKENYEIIDLEEAKHEAEMFEFAFAKQLNSEQ; the protein is encoded by the coding sequence ATGAAACAAAGAACACTAAATAAGAGCGTTGAAATTATAGGAGTTGGACTTCATAAAGGAGTTCCTGTAAAAATGAGATTAGAACCACTTCCAGAAAATAGTGGAATCATTATTTATAGAAGTGATGCAGCTGTTACAATTCCTTTAAAAAAAGAGTTTGTTGTTGATACAAAAATGGCAACAGTTTTAGGAAAAGATGGAGTTATAGTTTCAACTATTGAACATCTATTAAGTGCAATTTATGCTTATGGAATTGATAATTTAAGAATTGTTTTAGACAATGATGAGATACCAATACTTGATGGAAGCGCTTCTGGATATTGTATGCTAATTGAAGAAGCAGGTATTAAAGAGCAAGAAGAGAGTAAAAAGGTAATAAAAATAAAAAAAGAGGTTGTAATAACAACAGAAGATGGTAAAAAAGTTGCTCTTAAACCTTCAAATAGAATTATTTATGATTTTGAAATCAAGTTTAATCATCCTGCAATTGGAAGCCAAAAATATCATTTTGATTATTCAATTGAAGAGTATAAAGAGAGTATTGCAAAAGCTAGAACATTTGGTTTTTTACATGAAGTTCAATACCTAAGAAGTATTGGTCTTGCTCTTGGTGGAAGTATGGAAAATGCAATAGTTTTAGATGAAACAAAAATTTTAAACCCAGAAGGGCTTAGATATGATGATGAATTTGTTAGACATAAAATCCTTGATGCAATTGGAGATATGGCACTTTTAGAATATACTATGATTGGTGAATATGATGCCATTGCAGGAAGTCATCATCTAAATCATCTTTTAACAAAAAAACTTTATGAAGATAAAGAGAATTATGAGATTATTGATTTAGAAGAGGCTAAACATGAGGCTGAAATGTTTGAATTTGCTTTTGCGAAACAACTAAATTCAGAGCAATAA
- the nadC gene encoding carboxylating nicotinate-nucleotide diphosphorylase, with amino-acid sequence MIHIKRFVKQAITEDNGRGDLFYDIAPDGNFTAKIISKSDGILAGVMYAEILARTEKIDVEFLKKDGDVIKAGDILAKLEGRASKLLSTERTFLNMLQHASGIATMANKFSSQIEDLNVILLDTRKTRPHLRDFEKYASRIGGAINHRLGLDDCLMLKDTHLRTIDNLKEFVKKARKRISWVTKIEIECETFEQVKVAMDAGADIIMCDNMTPSQIKEVVEFRNKNYPYIMLEASGNVSLKTIREYALTGVDAVSSGSIIHQATWLDFSMRVD; translated from the coding sequence ATGATACATATAAAAAGATTTGTAAAACAGGCAATTACAGAAGATAATGGTAGGGGAGATCTATTTTACGATATTGCTCCAGATGGAAATTTTACAGCAAAAATTATTTCAAAAAGTGATGGAATACTTGCTGGTGTTATGTATGCTGAAATTCTTGCAAGAACAGAAAAAATAGATGTTGAATTTTTAAAAAAAGATGGAGATGTTATAAAAGCAGGAGATATTCTAGCAAAACTTGAAGGAAGAGCTTCAAAACTACTTTCAACAGAAAGAACTTTTTTAAATATGCTTCAACATGCTAGTGGAATAGCAACAATGGCAAATAAATTTTCAAGCCAAATTGAAGATTTAAATGTGATTTTACTTGATACTAGAAAAACAAGACCTCATTTAAGAGACTTTGAAAAATATGCTTCAAGAATTGGTGGAGCAATAAATCATAGACTTGGGCTTGATGACTGTTTGATGTTAAAAGATACTCACTTAAGAACAATAGATAATTTAAAAGAGTTTGTAAAAAAAGCTAGAAAAAGAATCTCTTGGGTTACAAAAATAGAAATAGAATGTGAAACATTTGAACAAGTAAAAGTTGCTATGGATGCGGGAGCTGATATTATTATGTGTGATAATATGACACCTTCTCAAATTAAAGAAGTTGTAGAATTTAGAAATAAAAACTATCCATATATTATGCTTGAAGCTAGTGGAAATGTTAGTTTAAAAACTATTAGAGAGTATGCACTTACAGGTGTTGATGCTGTTAGTAGTGGAAGTATTATACATCAAGCAACTTGGCTTGATTTTTCTATGAGAGTTGATTAA
- a CDS encoding M23 family metallopeptidase — MKFTNKINLNRFSLNQLAIYASLLIVLIVVGFIFLSPTFERNTPVVKFENEIEGKEIYWNFKTPIKVLIAEKSGIQSFKAVFNDGTTNLELESKIEPEDLEKGIYSVELKAPKIAEQIKSTIGTISIEVYDNSKWNFFRGNKTLKTTNLIVDKRSPIINVVSNSYMIKQGGSGVLIVEINDENLKDYYVSFNDQEIFEMFPFHKKNFFISIITWPIDINEFKGVNIIAKDSAGNKSSMRVPFYIQSFKVKIDNLKISDEFVNSVSKNVLELSNETVPDSIVEAFVKANRDLRAKNLKTMRDVTRKNFVNSSEIPFELKTFVRMTNAATFAMFGERRHYFYNEEKIDEAWHLGMDWASTKQANVYTTNAGKVIFKDYLGIYGNSIIIDHGFGVASLYAHTSTQNVEVGDFVNAGTHIANTGSTGAVFGDHLHFGILIQGIEANPNEWLDYNWIKLNLTNTINSAIKIIDGNKNETKNTK; from the coding sequence TTGAAATTTACAAATAAAATTAATTTAAATAGATTTAGTCTAAATCAGTTGGCAATTTATGCCTCTTTATTAATAGTTTTAATAGTAGTAGGTTTTATATTTTTATCTCCAACTTTTGAAAGAAATACACCAGTTGTAAAATTTGAAAATGAGATAGAAGGAAAAGAGATCTATTGGAACTTCAAAACTCCAATAAAAGTATTAATTGCAGAGAAAAGTGGAATTCAATCATTCAAAGCAGTTTTTAATGATGGAACTACAAATTTAGAGCTTGAAAGTAAAATAGAACCTGAAGATTTAGAAAAAGGTATTTATAGTGTTGAATTAAAAGCTCCTAAAATAGCTGAGCAGATAAAATCAACAATTGGAACAATAAGTATTGAAGTTTATGATAATAGTAAATGGAACTTTTTTAGAGGAAATAAAACTTTAAAAACTACAAATTTAATTGTTGATAAAAGAAGCCCTATTATAAATGTAGTTTCAAATTCATATATGATAAAACAAGGTGGAAGTGGAGTTTTAATTGTAGAAATCAATGATGAGAACCTAAAAGATTATTATGTATCTTTTAATGATCAAGAAATTTTTGAAATGTTTCCATTCCATAAAAAGAACTTCTTTATCTCAATTATCACTTGGCCTATTGATATAAATGAGTTTAAAGGTGTAAATATCATTGCAAAAGATAGTGCAGGAAATAAATCAAGTATGAGAGTTCCTTTTTATATCCAAAGCTTTAAAGTAAAAATTGACAACTTAAAAATTAGTGATGAGTTCGTAAATAGTGTTAGTAAAAATGTTTTGGAATTAAGTAATGAAACTGTTCCTGATTCAATTGTTGAAGCCTTCGTAAAAGCAAATAGAGATTTAAGAGCAAAAAACCTTAAAACAATGCGAGATGTTACTAGAAAAAACTTTGTAAACTCTAGTGAAATTCCTTTTGAGTTAAAAACTTTTGTAAGAATGACAAATGCTGCAACTTTTGCAATGTTTGGAGAGAGACGACACTATTTTTATAATGAAGAGAAAATTGATGAAGCTTGGCACTTAGGAATGGATTGGGCAAGTACAAAACAAGCAAATGTATATACAACAAATGCAGGAAAAGTTATATTTAAAGATTATTTAGGAATTTACGGTAATAGTATAATAATTGATCACGGTTTTGGAGTAGCTTCACTTTATGCTCATACAAGTACACAAAATGTTGAAGTTGGAGATTTTGTAAATGCTGGAACACATATAGCAAACACAGGATCAACTGGTGCAGTATTTGGAGATCACTTACATTTTGGAATATTAATTCAAGGAATTGAAGCAAATCCAAATGAATGGTTAGATTATAATTGGATAAAACTAAATCTTACAAATACAATAAATAGTGCAATAAAAATTATAGATGGAAATAAAAATGAAACAAAGAACACTAAATAA
- the plsY gene encoding glycerol-3-phosphate 1-O-acyltransferase PlsY gives MDFFTNQNIIFYLLAYLVGSIPFGLILAKTFAGVNIKTQGSKSIGATNVLRVVKQTNPTLAKKLGIATVILDALKGTILLLIGLSLNLSYETLWAMAVLSVLGHCYSIYLGLEGGKGVATGLGVYIVLIPISTLIGAVVWLVFAKVLKISSLSSLLGLVAVVISAIFINNGLNIGSNAPMYLIAFIILYKHIPNIIRLIKGEEKKVI, from the coding sequence ATGGATTTTTTTACAAATCAAAATATAATTTTTTATCTTTTAGCTTATTTGGTTGGGTCTATTCCTTTTGGACTTATTTTGGCAAAAACTTTTGCAGGAGTTAATATAAAAACTCAAGGAAGTAAAAGTATAGGTGCTACAAATGTTCTAAGAGTTGTGAAGCAAACAAATCCTACTTTAGCAAAAAAACTTGGTATAGCAACAGTTATTTTAGATGCTTTAAAAGGGACAATTCTTCTACTTATAGGACTTAGCCTTAATTTAAGTTATGAGACGCTTTGGGCAATGGCAGTTTTAAGTGTATTAGGACACTGTTACTCAATATATTTAGGACTTGAAGGTGGAAAAGGGGTAGCAACTGGACTTGGAGTTTATATAGTTTTAATTCCAATTTCAACACTAATTGGTGCTGTTGTTTGGCTTGTTTTTGCAAAAGTTTTAAAAATATCATCACTTTCTAGTCTTTTAGGGCTTGTTGCAGTTGTAATTAGTGCAATTTTTATAAATAATGGTTTAAATATTGGTTCAAATGCTCCTATGTATTTAATAGCCTTTATTATTTTATATAAACATATACCAAATATTATAAGACTTATAAAAGGTGAAGAGAAAAAAGTAATATGA
- the thrB gene encoding homoserine kinase — protein MRVSVPATSANLGPGFDCLGLAVALKNQVIIRPSKFHSVSLKGEGSNNPALKDNNMFISIFNDFYHNLSNKKRFFRFEFFNEIPLSRGLGSSSAVIVSAIASAYAIEGIELERDKLLNLALAYESHPDNITPAVMGGFNAATVQDNEVKYINKPMPKSLKAVIVVPNRAISTALSRKTLPFKYSKEDTVFNISHSSLLTAAFMSENWEMLKYASQDMVHQKYRMKHMPELFDVQKTALKSGALMSTLSGSGSTLFSIAYNQDSNKIEQALKNKFPHFKVFTIDFDNQGVKIEL, from the coding sequence TTGAGAGTAAGCGTTCCAGCTACAAGTGCCAATTTAGGTCCTGGATTTGATTGTTTAGGTTTAGCAGTAGCACTAAAAAATCAAGTAATAATAAGACCATCTAAATTTCATAGTGTATCATTAAAAGGAGAAGGTTCAAATAATCCTGCTTTAAAAGATAATAATATGTTTATCTCTATTTTTAATGATTTTTATCATAATTTATCAAATAAAAAACGATTTTTTAGATTTGAGTTTTTTAATGAAATTCCTCTTTCAAGAGGATTAGGAAGTTCATCAGCAGTTATTGTCTCAGCAATTGCTAGTGCTTATGCTATTGAAGGAATAGAGCTAGAAAGAGATAAACTTTTAAATTTAGCTCTTGCTTACGAAAGCCATCCAGATAATATTACACCTGCTGTAATGGGTGGTTTTAATGCAGCAACTGTTCAAGACAATGAAGTAAAATATATAAATAAACCTATGCCAAAAAGCTTAAAAGCAGTAATTGTTGTACCAAATAGAGCGATTTCGACTGCTCTTTCAAGAAAAACTTTGCCATTTAAATACTCAAAAGAGGATACAGTTTTCAATATTTCGCACTCCTCACTTTTAACAGCAGCATTTATGAGTGAAAATTGGGAAATGCTAAAATATGCTTCACAAGATATGGTTCATCAAAAATATAGAATGAAACATATGCCAGAACTTTTTGATGTACAAAAAACTGCTTTAAAAAGTGGTGCTTTAATGAGTACACTATCAGGTTCAGGTTCAACACTATTTTCAATAGCTTATAATCAAGATAGTAATAAAATTGAACAAGCTTTAAAAAATAAATTTCCTCACTTTAAAGTATTTACAATAGATTTTGATAATCAAGGTGTAAAAATTGAACTTTGA
- a CDS encoding DHH family phosphoesterase has product MKKDFILNNKIDMSLYSKALELIEKSRYILIITHVNPDPDSIGSALALSNLFFENKIKHKVFNISSDLPQNLNFLNRFEKITDVLPPFYDLAISVDCGTYKRLGFEVPKDIPLINFDHHASNENFGAINLVDPYKSSTAEIVFEFFKHNGLYITKNSASALYTGIYDDTLAFSLGRCDEETFKKVNFLVECGASPSFIANKLLRRDSLAKYRIIPKVLESLELYKEGELASIIALPEWFKSTGAHIRDCEDALDMIMSMSIVRIAFFVRFINDTCRVSLRSKDEVNVSKIASIFGGGGHFNAAGCTIETKDVLEAKNLILKEILEIYK; this is encoded by the coding sequence TTGAAAAAAGATTTCATCTTAAATAATAAAATAGATATGAGTTTATACTCAAAAGCTTTAGAGTTAATAGAAAAAAGTAGGTATATTTTAATAATAACTCATGTAAATCCTGATCCAGATTCTATTGGTTCAGCACTAGCTTTATCAAATCTATTTTTTGAAAATAAGATTAAACATAAAGTTTTTAATATAAGCAGTGATTTACCACAAAATCTTAATTTTTTAAATAGATTTGAAAAAATAACAGATGTTTTACCACCCTTTTATGATTTAGCAATTAGTGTTGATTGTGGAACTTATAAAAGATTAGGTTTTGAAGTACCTAAAGATATACCTCTTATAAACTTTGACCATCATGCTTCAAACGAAAATTTTGGAGCTATAAATTTAGTTGATCCATATAAAAGTAGTACAGCAGAAATAGTATTTGAATTCTTTAAACATAATGGTCTATATATTACAAAAAATAGTGCAAGCGCTCTATATACAGGTATTTATGATGATACTTTAGCATTTTCTTTAGGAAGATGTGATGAAGAGACTTTCAAAAAAGTAAATTTTTTAGTAGAGTGTGGAGCTAGTCCCTCTTTTATAGCAAATAAGCTATTAAGAAGAGATTCTTTGGCAAAATATAGAATAATTCCGAAAGTTTTAGAGAGCCTTGAACTATATAAAGAGGGTGAATTAGCTTCTATTATTGCCCTTCCTGAATGGTTTAAAAGTACAGGTGCACATATTAGAGATTGTGAAGATGCCCTAGATATGATTATGAGCATGAGTATTGTGAGAATTGCATTTTTTGTAAGATTTATAAATGATACTTGCAGAGTCTCTTTAAGGTCTAAAGATGAAGTTAATGTATCAAAAATAGCTTCTATTTTTGGTGGTGGTGGACATTTTAATGCTGCTGGTTGTACAATAGAGACAAAAGATGTATTAGAAGCAAAAAATTTAATATTAAAGGAAATTCTTGAAATTTACAAATAA
- a CDS encoding aspartate aminotransferase family protein: MKDIEKLDKEYVLHTYARNYINFKKGLNATLFDDENRDYVDFTSGIGVTSVGHGNARVAKKIFEQASNLLHTSNLYVIEPQALLAKKIKELSGYDVRTFFANSGAEANEGAIKIARTYGEIKFEKKRYKIITLENSFHGRTITTVKATGQSSFHQSKFAPYPDGFSFNAIDDVYNAIDDETVAVMIELVQGEGGILPFPKDKIQELAKFLKDNNILLIIDEVQTGVYRTGEFLASNLYEIEPDIITLAKGLGGGVPIGAVITKHKDIWGAGDHGSTFGGNYLVTSTGLEVLDILEELKDSGKLDETIIYFTKKLDELYENNRDIFITHVGLGLMRGLRVKDGDTLALLIKTAFECGVMVLKSGNNTLRFLPALTISKFEIDEGFKRLQATLNKIK; encoded by the coding sequence ATGAAAGATATAGAAAAATTAGATAAAGAGTATGTACTTCATACATATGCTAGAAATTATATAAATTTTAAAAAAGGTTTGAATGCAACACTTTTTGATGATGAAAACAGAGATTATGTAGATTTTACTTCAGGAATTGGGGTAACAAGTGTAGGGCATGGTAATGCTAGAGTTGCTAAAAAGATATTTGAGCAAGCTTCAAATTTACTACATACTTCAAACCTTTATGTAATAGAACCACAAGCACTTTTAGCAAAAAAAATTAAAGAGTTAAGTGGTTATGATGTAAGAACATTTTTTGCAAATAGTGGAGCTGAAGCAAATGAAGGAGCTATAAAAATAGCAAGAACTTATGGTGAGATAAAGTTTGAGAAGAAAAGATATAAAATCATTACTTTAGAGAACTCTTTTCATGGAAGAACTATAACAACTGTAAAAGCGACAGGTCAGAGTTCATTTCATCAAAGTAAATTTGCTCCATATCCAGATGGTTTTTCATTTAATGCAATAGATGATGTTTATAATGCAATAGATGATGAAACAGTTGCAGTTATGATTGAACTAGTTCAAGGAGAGGGTGGAATTTTACCATTTCCTAAAGATAAAATTCAAGAGTTAGCAAAATTTTTAAAAGATAATAATATTTTATTAATAATTGATGAGGTTCAAACAGGAGTTTATAGAACTGGAGAGTTTTTAGCTTCAAATTTATATGAAATTGAACCAGATATTATAACTTTAGCAAAAGGTCTTGGTGGGGGAGTTCCTATTGGTGCAGTTATTACAAAACATAAAGATATTTGGGGTGCTGGAGATCATGGAAGCACTTTTGGTGGGAACTACCTTGTAACATCTACTGGTTTGGAAGTTTTAGATATATTAGAAGAGTTAAAAGATAGTGGAAAATTAGATGAAACTATTATCTACTTTACAAAAAAATTAGATGAACTTTATGAAAACAATAGAGATATTTTTATAACTCATGTTGGTTTAGGATTAATGAGAGGATTAAGAGTAAAAGATGGTGATACTTTAGCTCTTTTAATTAAAACTGCCTTTGAGTGTGGAGTTATGGTTTTAAAATCGGGAAATAATACTTTAAGATTTTTACCTGCTCTTACTATCTCAAAATTTGAAATTGATGAGGGATTTAAAAGACTTCAAGCTACTTTAAATAAAATAAAATAA
- a CDS encoding dihydroneopterin aldolase — MRVHIENLTFKCIIGILDFERKKRQRVIVNISFDYEFKNKSFIDYTEVSNLVKRTMKERKFELLEDAVETLARIIKQNYEIENLKLKISKPDILKDCIVSLSL, encoded by the coding sequence ATGAGAGTACATATAGAGAATTTAACTTTTAAATGTATTATTGGAATTCTTGATTTTGAAAGAAAAAAGAGGCAAAGAGTTATTGTAAATATTAGCTTTGATTATGAGTTTAAAAATAAATCTTTTATTGATTATACAGAGGTTAGTAATCTTGTAAAAAGGACAATGAAAGAGAGGAAATTTGAGCTTTTAGAAGATGCTGTTGAAACTTTGGCAAGAATTATAAAACAAAATTATGAGATAGAAAATTTAAAACTAAAAATTTCTAAACCAGATATTTTAAAAGATTGTATAGTAAGCCTTAGTTTATAA
- the nadA gene encoding quinolinate synthase NadA, producing MNYKEEILKLKKELDVVLVAHFYQRDEVFELADITGDSLELAKKVMQSDKEFVVFCGVGFMGESAKILNPQKRVLMPRIACCAMARMIDEGYFLENLKKMNEAGISNDDILPITYINSSASVKARVGEMGGVVCTSSNAYKIIEKGLESGKKIFFVPDRCLGQNFAKSLGLKSAVIGDGTDLKEADIICYNGFCSVHQQFNIDDIDFYREKYPNIIVAVHPECDPAVCDKADFVGSTSQLIKFIKELPEDQKVVVGTEFNMVNRLREKNTYILSSTKPECPTMNETTLEHVYLTLKSIKDNKISELTEIKVDEKTRYWAKIALERMFEI from the coding sequence TTGAATTATAAAGAAGAGATTTTAAAACTAAAAAAAGAGTTAGATGTAGTTTTAGTAGCACACTTTTACCAAAGAGATGAAGTATTTGAACTAGCTGATATAACAGGGGATAGTCTTGAATTAGCAAAAAAAGTTATGCAAAGCGATAAAGAGTTTGTTGTATTTTGTGGAGTTGGATTTATGGGAGAGAGTGCAAAAATTTTAAATCCACAAAAAAGAGTTTTAATGCCAAGAATTGCTTGTTGTGCAATGGCTAGAATGATAGATGAAGGGTATTTTTTAGAGAATTTAAAAAAGATGAATGAAGCTGGAATTTCAAATGATGATATTCTTCCAATTACCTATATAAACTCTAGTGCCAGTGTAAAAGCAAGAGTTGGAGAAATGGGTGGAGTAGTTTGTACATCTTCAAATGCTTATAAAATAATTGAAAAAGGTTTAGAAAGTGGTAAAAAAATCTTCTTCGTTCCTGATCGCTGTTTAGGACAAAACTTTGCAAAAAGTTTAGGACTAAAATCAGCAGTTATTGGAGATGGAACAGATTTAAAAGAGGCTGACATTATTTGCTACAATGGATTTTGTAGTGTACATCAACAATTTAATATTGATGATATAGATTTTTATAGAGAAAAATATCCAAATATTATTGTAGCTGTTCATCCAGAGTGTGACCCAGCAGTTTGTGATAAAGCTGATTTTGTTGGTTCAACTTCACAACTAATAAAATTTATAAAAGAGCTTCCTGAAGATCAAAAAGTTGTTGTTGGAACAGAATTTAATATGGTAAATAGACTTCGAGAAAAAAATACATATATCTTAAGTTCAACAAAACCAGAGTGTCCAACTATGAATGAAACAACTTTAGAACATGTTTATTTAACTTTAAAATCTATAAAAGATAATAAAATTAGTGAATTAACAGAGATAAAAGTAGATGAAAAAACAAGATATTGGGCGAAAATAGCACTAGAGAGGATGTTTGAGATATGA